A region from the Alnus glutinosa chromosome 5, dhAlnGlut1.1, whole genome shotgun sequence genome encodes:
- the LOC133868207 gene encoding uncharacterized protein LOC133868207, producing the protein MASDLSPFSGLKKPYQAALNADWDAMKSFYDKHPERVVRPLTIDGLTALHIAGYNSEGTELLQHLLGLLPSSEISLAISKKSDHNNNVFHEVASTNNVASAKLLISKLSENNLPDLKNILEDRNQIGETPLFRAAALGQIQMAKFLAKLVGDTSPHFHRHDSMSILHAAVLGQHFETAIWLLGKDETLGTRKEINGLTCLHLLAKMPSAFRSSCNMGIVKRLLYYCLPADLDDDDDDDDDDVQNTSSQMEDLEIGRQDSSSLHQSNKHSSAISRIYCAMWRGLAKGAT; encoded by the exons atggcaaGTGATTTGAGTCCATTTTCAGGGCTGAAGAAGCCTTATCAGGCCGCCCTGAATGCAGACTGGGACGCCATGAAGAGCTTCTACGACAAACACCCTGAGCGTGTCGTTCGTCCTCTGACGATCGACGGGCTCACTGCGCTTCATATTGCAGGATATAATAGTGAAGGAACGGAACTGCTTCAGCATTTGCTTGGTCTCCTACCATCCTCCGAGATATCGCTTGCTATATCTAAGAAGAGCGATCACAATAACAACGTTTTTCACGAGGTCGCCTCCACCAACAATGTTGCATCTGCAAAACTCTTGATTAGTAAGCTCTCTGAAAACAATTTGCCCGATCTGAAAAACATACTCGAGGATCGTAATCAAATTGGTGAAACCCCGCTGTTTAGGGCCGCTGCCCTTGGTCAGATACAGATGGCCAAATTTTTGGCTAAATTAGTTGGGGATACAAGTCCTCACTTCCATAGACATGACAGCATGTCTATTCTCCATGCTGCTGTGCTAGGCCAACActttg AAACCGCCATTTGGTTACTCGGAAAGGACGAGACACTTGGAACAAGAAAGGAAATCAATGGCTTGACATGTCTTCACCTACTAGCGAAAATGCCATCTGCTTTTAGGAGTTCATGCAACATGGGAATAGTGAAGAGACTCCTCTATTATT GCCTTCCTGCCGATctggatgatgatgatgatgatgatgatgatgatgttcaAAACACATCAAGTCAAATGGAAGATTTGGAGATAGGCCGCCAGGATAGCAGTAGCCTACATCAATCGAACAAACATTCATCAG CAATTTCAAGAATATACTGTGCAATGTGGAGGGGCCTTGCTAAAGGTGCGACCTGA
- the LOC133868208 gene encoding uncharacterized protein LOC133868208: protein MDTTWANSLKVDDKPISLGKGDSPDNGGKGGKGEQPNSIDGAGKGGDQTPDTPLLIAAREGIVEIFDEIVDVHPQAIEHINKDEVSIVHAAICHRQREIFRRLKMMKGIMEHRLFSMIDKRGYTILHHAADMNNYNGGTRAGPALQLQEELQWFERVRKIVPSHYVMHRNNSGKTADELFKEQHVELLKKAERWIKETSQSCSAVAVLVATVVFTAAYTVPGGNDQRGHPVFLHSPFFLFFTIMDVVSLASSLTYVVIFLSILTSPFKQENFLKSLPQKLMIGFTLLFLSMTTTMLSFTATIFLINHFEKKALTVTLINIAVLLPVSMFALMHFPLYVALSSNMHSLFKKIMKKALRRISIPRLFKTGNR from the exons ATGGATACTACGTGGGCAAACAGTTTAAAAGTAGACGACAAGCCCATTTCCTTGGGGAAAGGAGACTCTCCGGACAACGGTGGCAAAGGAGGAAAAGGGGAACAACCCAACTCTATTGACGGAGCCGGCAAAGGAGGAGATCAAACACCTGACACCCCATTGCTTATTGCAGCAAGAGAAGGAATAGTAGAAATATTTGACGAGATAGTTGACGTGCATCCTCAGGCAATTGAGCACATCAATAAGGATGAGGTGAGCATAGTGCATGCGGCCATTTGCCACCGCCAAAGAGAAATCTTTCGCCGGCTAAAGATGATGAAAGGGATAATGGAACACAGGTTGTTTTCAATGATTGATAAGCGAGGCTACACCATATTGCATCATGCAGCAGACATGAACAACTATAATGGAGGAACCCGCGCTGGTCCTGCACTCCAATTGCAGGAGGAGTTGCAATGGTTCGAG CGTGTGCGGAAGATAGTTCCCTCTCATTATGTCATGCACCGCAACAATTCTGGAAAGACTGCAGACGAGCTCTTCAAAGAGCAACATGTTGAGCTTCTCAAGAAGGCAGAAAGGTGGATAAAGGAGACCTCTCAATCGTGCTCTGCGGTCGCAGTCCTTGTTGCCACTGTTGTTTTCACGGCTGCGTACACCGTCCCAGGAGGTAACGATCAGAGGGGCCATCCAGTTTTCCTTCATTCtcctttcttcttgttcttcacCATCATGGACGTTGTCTCCCTTGCAAGCTCCTTGACTTACGTCGTCATATTCCTCTCCATCCTCACGTCTCCATTTAAGCAAGAAAATTTCCTCAAATCTCTCCCCCAGAAGCTCATGATTGGCTTCACCTTACTCTTCCTCTCCATGACAACCACCATGCTTTCTTTCACGGCAACTATTTTTCTCATCAATCATTTTGAGAAGAAAGCTCTTACTGTGACTCTGATTAACATTGCTGTATTGCTTCCCGTCTCCATGTTTGCGCTTATGCATTTCCCCTTGTATGTTGCTCTCTCCAGTAACATGCATTCCCTTTTCAAGAAGATTATGAAGAAGGCTCTTCGCAGGATTTCCATTCCTCGTCTTTTCAAGACCGGTAACCGCTAG
- the LOC133868209 gene encoding uncharacterized protein LOC133868209: MVLDMIDGQHVAVGTRVNLALLYLLLHEQARKSLESALGGKKNEFEKWNKEIKRREKVGGGSDAGGGGWFGWGGRFGWSNSDHFWQEAEQAILAVLGIIVMYLIVAKGEVMLAVIFNTLLYALRGTRNVLASITSRILGKTSPISHVDVFHQYTRLSAC; encoded by the exons ATGGTTTTAGATATGATTGATGGCCAACATGTTGCAGTTGGAACAAG GGTCAATTTAGCTTTGCTGTATCTGTTGTTGCACGAACAAGCTAGGAAATCATTAGAAAGTGCACTGGgtggaaagaaaaatgaatttgagAAATGGAACAAGGAAATTAAGAGGAGAGAGAAGGTGGGTGGAGGTAGTGATGCTGGTGGAGGTGGTTGGTTTGGATGGGGTGGACGGTTTGGTTGGTCCAACAGTGACCATTTCTGGCAAGAAGCAGAACAAGCAATTCTTGCGGTGTTAGGAATCATCGTCATG TATCTCATTGTTGCAAAAGGTGAAGTGATGCTTGCTGTCATCTTCAACACATTGCTGTATGCTTTACGAGGAACAAGAAATGTACTCGCTTCCATAACATCAAGAATCTTGGGAAAGACGTCTCCAATTAGTCATGTTGATGTTTTTCATCAGTACACCAGGCTTTCTGCTTGTTGA